The following coding sequences are from one Caldibacillus debilis DSM 16016 window:
- a CDS encoding competence protein ComK, with amino-acid sequence MFDQEVLHEDFELTVNTMAIVPVPYGGRIYSKIFEIDDEYVVPEKPIDIIKKSCRFYASSFEGRREGTKELIGITHKSPIVIDPVSSIYFFPTTSPNRPDCCWFSLEHVQGFFRKGNKETEVLLSNKQTLSVPISANSFRSQYQRTSLLQTKMQQRLLESERRSKHLFHDWQLEALERKRFYRF; translated from the coding sequence ATGTTCGATCAGGAAGTTTTGCATGAGGATTTTGAGTTGACGGTCAACACGATGGCCATTGTGCCGGTACCGTACGGCGGCAGGATCTATTCGAAAATTTTCGAGATCGATGACGAATACGTGGTGCCGGAGAAGCCGATTGACATCATCAAGAAGAGCTGCCGGTTTTATGCCTCCAGTTTCGAAGGCCGGCGGGAAGGAACGAAAGAGTTGATCGGCATCACCCATAAATCCCCCATCGTCATCGACCCGGTCTCTTCCATTTACTTTTTCCCCACCACCTCGCCTAACCGCCCCGATTGCTGCTGGTTTTCCCTCGAACATGTCCAAGGCTTTTTCCGCAAAGGAAATAAGGAAACGGAAGTCCTCTTGAGCAACAAGCAAACCCTTTCCGTGCCCATCTCCGCGAATTCCTTCCGATCCCAATATCAGCGCACTTCCCTCTTGCAGACGAAAATGCAACAGCGCCTTTTGGAGAGCGAAAGACGTTCGAAGCATCTGTTCCATGACTGGCAGTTGGAGGCGCTGGAGCGAAAGAGGTTTTACCGGTTTTAA
- a CDS encoding IDEAL domain-containing protein yields MPAREELNGALALTRQKDKEKGVEAIYIDILINEALLKEKKEKLKQKIDQALDRNDREAFMELSARLREVEKELNA; encoded by the coding sequence ATGCCGGCAAGGGAGGAGCTGAACGGGGCTTTGGCGCTGACCCGCCAGAAAGACAAGGAAAAAGGGGTCGAAGCGATCTACATCGACATTTTGATCAATGAGGCGCTGTTAAAGGAAAAAAAAGAAAAGCTGAAACAGAAGATCGACCAGGCCCTCGACCGAAATGACCGGGAAGCGTTTATGGAACTGTCCGCCCGACTCCGGGAAGTGGAAAAAGAATTGAACGCATAG
- a CDS encoding AzlD domain-containing protein — MDSGYVLLIIGMGLVTFLPRAIPLTVLQGIKFPPFLQEVLKNVPYAILGALIFPGIFFIDGENVLLGIIGALGAFALAFSGANVIVVVIGSIILLSAVSALI, encoded by the coding sequence ATGGATAGCGGATATGTCCTTTTGATCATCGGAATGGGGCTGGTGACGTTCCTTCCCCGCGCCATCCCGCTCACCGTTTTGCAAGGAATCAAATTCCCGCCGTTTTTGCAGGAAGTGTTGAAAAATGTGCCTTACGCCATTTTAGGTGCCTTGATCTTTCCGGGGATCTTCTTCATCGACGGGGAGAACGTTTTGCTCGGGATCATCGGGGCGCTTGGCGCATTTGCCCTCGCTTTTTCCGGGGCCAATGTGATCGTCGTGGTGATCGGTTCCATCATTCTTTTGTCCGCCGTGTCCGCGCTCATTTGA